A single genomic interval of Gemmatimonas aurantiaca harbors:
- a CDS encoding NAD(P)/FAD-dependent oxidoreductase translates to MASPVNVPHVVIIGGGFAGLAAARELRHANVRVTLLDRSNHHTFQPLLYQVATAGLAPSDISVPIRWRLRRQTNTTVLLAEVEAIDPARQIVRLDDGTELAYDYLIVATGARHAYFGHDEWAPFAPGLKSIEDATDMRQRLLLAFERAERTDDPAEREANLTFVIVGGGPTGVELAGSIPDITRRALRREFRRIDTRATRVLLVEAGPRILPTFPEGLSRAAQRDLGELGVEVRLGVPVTQIDAQSVTIGEERIATRTVFWAAGNVASPLGRMLDADTDRAGRVKVAPDCSIPAHPNVFVVGDLCIVMRENGQPAPAVAPTANQTGQHAARMILASIAGRPRAPFQYWHKGDLATIGRHKAVAAFGALHLSGYLTWFLWLFVHLMYLVGFRNRASVLLQWGWAYVTWQRGVRLITGRPRGVP, encoded by the coding sequence ATGGCGAGTCCTGTCAATGTCCCTCATGTCGTGATCATCGGCGGTGGTTTTGCCGGGCTGGCTGCCGCCCGGGAACTGCGCCACGCGAACGTGCGGGTGACACTGCTCGATAGATCGAATCACCATACGTTCCAGCCACTGCTGTATCAGGTCGCCACGGCCGGTCTGGCCCCGAGCGACATCTCCGTGCCCATCCGCTGGCGTCTGCGGCGGCAGACCAACACCACCGTGCTGCTGGCCGAGGTGGAGGCCATCGATCCGGCCCGCCAGATCGTCCGGCTGGACGACGGGACGGAACTCGCCTACGACTATCTCATCGTGGCCACGGGCGCCCGGCATGCGTACTTCGGGCACGACGAATGGGCGCCGTTCGCGCCGGGCCTCAAGAGCATCGAGGATGCGACCGACATGCGTCAGCGTTTGCTGCTCGCGTTCGAACGGGCCGAACGCACCGACGATCCGGCCGAACGCGAGGCGAATCTGACGTTCGTGATCGTCGGCGGTGGGCCCACCGGCGTGGAGTTGGCGGGCTCGATTCCCGACATCACGCGTCGTGCCCTGCGTCGCGAGTTTCGTCGTATCGACACGCGTGCCACGCGAGTGCTGCTCGTGGAGGCGGGGCCGCGGATTCTGCCCACGTTCCCCGAGGGGCTGTCCCGGGCGGCGCAGCGGGATCTCGGGGAGCTGGGTGTCGAGGTGCGTCTCGGTGTGCCCGTGACGCAGATCGACGCGCAGTCCGTGACCATCGGCGAGGAGCGCATCGCCACACGCACGGTGTTCTGGGCGGCAGGCAACGTGGCATCGCCGCTGGGTCGCATGCTCGATGCGGACACCGATCGTGCCGGCCGGGTGAAGGTGGCACCGGACTGTTCGATTCCGGCGCATCCCAATGTCTTCGTGGTGGGCGATCTCTGCATCGTGATGCGCGAGAACGGACAACCGGCGCCGGCTGTGGCGCCCACGGCGAATCAGACGGGGCAACACGCGGCGCGCATGATCCTCGCGTCGATCGCCGGTCGTCCACGCGCACCGTTTCAGTACTGGCACAAGGGCGATCTCGCCACTATCGGCCGGCACAAGGCCGTGGCGGCGTTCGGGGCGCTGCATCTGAGCGGGTATCTCACCTGGTTCCTCTGGCTCTTCGTGCACCTGATGTACCTGGTGGGATTCCGCAATCGCGCGAGTGTGCTGCTGCAGTGGGGATGGGCCTACGTGACCTGGCAGCGAGGGGTCAGGCTGATCACGGGAAGGCCGCGCGGCGTGCCGTGA
- a CDS encoding ATP-binding protein: protein MPIPPSVVSSAPIHSDLDTTRLTAVLQALPVAAALFRADGMTVAINTMGEELFVHDPLAPLQTQHWRVMLHPFGETAKDAMAVVQSTQEMVARQVILPADEGLFTLRMTLFDGTLVLVTAEDQREEQQRRLALDRAERERRTLLMLTPSSVRVVDVSGRILRTNGEADRQHAGQAPTTLRELWEREAPHEISDDGRPARPLSFLDTPGMRALSGVVVRAQRLQCRHGEGLRVVEASAAPMTDVRGQMIGVMLVDHDVTDRYRRDRSSPAGAVAVPAVGSAATVDAAQFNRLVEERSRELIASHEEHVRERRLAAIGQLAAGVMHDVNNALNPIMAAAYLLQHHAESPAAVRDYAERIRTAAEIGAATASRVGRFIRQEPLHAGGDEEIDLAELVTEVLDLTEPMRLRRSAESREVRIEQQLEPGVRSRGIPGEIREALLNLVQNAIDAMPEGGTLTVRCWSEGKDACLSVQDTGVGMTDEVLERAFEPFFTTKGAKGSGLGLAEVYGIVRRHRGQVSITSMAGKGSTVNIRLPRAGGVTAAVAAATPLPSVPRRILVVEDHDDGRVLLRRILEGDGHTVDAVASIAEARARLAIAGGMPYDLLLTDVGLPDGSGWDLAREARTSWPALRVGVITGWEPLTDSEDVRGVEFVLRKPLRAQELKAHIAGLTRPVSTNE from the coding sequence ATGCCCATCCCTCCCTCAGTGGTTTCGTCGGCACCGATTCACAGCGATCTGGACACGACACGGCTGACCGCCGTGCTGCAGGCTCTGCCTGTGGCGGCCGCGCTGTTCCGTGCCGATGGGATGACCGTGGCGATCAATACGATGGGCGAGGAGTTGTTCGTCCATGATCCGCTCGCGCCACTGCAGACACAGCACTGGCGGGTGATGCTGCATCCGTTCGGCGAGACCGCGAAGGACGCGATGGCCGTGGTGCAGAGCACGCAGGAGATGGTGGCGCGGCAGGTGATCCTGCCGGCGGACGAAGGGCTGTTCACCCTGCGGATGACGCTGTTCGACGGCACACTGGTGCTCGTGACGGCGGAGGACCAGCGCGAGGAGCAGCAGCGGCGCCTGGCACTCGATCGGGCCGAACGTGAACGCCGCACGCTGCTCATGCTCACTCCCTCCTCGGTGCGCGTGGTGGATGTGTCCGGACGCATCCTGCGCACCAATGGAGAGGCGGACCGGCAGCATGCGGGGCAGGCGCCGACGACATTGCGCGAGCTGTGGGAGCGCGAAGCGCCACACGAGATCTCCGACGATGGACGTCCGGCGCGTCCGCTGTCCTTTCTCGATACGCCGGGCATGCGTGCGTTGTCCGGTGTCGTGGTACGGGCCCAGCGACTGCAGTGCCGACACGGCGAAGGGCTGCGTGTGGTGGAGGCGAGTGCCGCGCCCATGACCGATGTGCGCGGACAGATGATCGGTGTCATGCTCGTCGATCACGATGTGACCGACCGGTATCGTCGTGATCGTTCTTCACCCGCCGGCGCGGTGGCGGTGCCTGCCGTGGGCTCCGCGGCGACGGTGGATGCGGCGCAGTTCAACCGACTCGTCGAGGAGCGCTCCCGCGAGCTGATCGCGTCGCACGAGGAGCATGTCCGCGAGCGTCGTCTCGCGGCCATCGGACAGTTGGCGGCAGGGGTGATGCACGATGTGAACAACGCGCTCAATCCCATCATGGCGGCGGCCTATCTGCTGCAGCATCATGCCGAATCACCGGCGGCGGTGCGCGACTACGCCGAACGCATCCGCACGGCCGCCGAGATCGGGGCGGCGACGGCATCGCGTGTGGGGCGTTTCATCCGGCAGGAGCCTCTGCATGCCGGTGGTGACGAGGAGATCGATCTGGCCGAGCTGGTGACGGAGGTGCTCGATCTCACCGAGCCGATGCGGCTTCGTCGTTCGGCGGAAAGTCGCGAGGTGCGTATCGAGCAGCAGCTCGAGCCGGGTGTGCGCAGCCGGGGCATTCCCGGCGAAATCCGCGAAGCGCTGCTGAACCTCGTGCAGAACGCCATCGATGCGATGCCCGAGGGCGGGACACTCACCGTGCGATGCTGGAGCGAGGGAAAGGATGCCTGTCTGTCGGTGCAGGACACCGGCGTGGGCATGACCGACGAAGTGCTGGAGCGCGCCTTCGAACCCTTCTTCACGACCAAGGGGGCCAAGGGATCGGGGCTGGGCCTCGCCGAGGTGTATGGCATCGTCCGGCGTCATCGTGGACAGGTGAGCATCACCTCGATGGCCGGGAAAGGATCGACGGTGAACATCCGGCTGCCGCGTGCCGGTGGTGTGACGGCTGCCGTTGCCGCCGCCACGCCGCTTCCGTCGGTGCCGCGGCGGATTCTGGTGGTCGAGGATCACGACGATGGACGGGTGCTGCTGCGGCGCATCCTCGAAGGCGATGGACATACCGTCGATGCCGTCGCCAGCATCGCAGAAGCCCGTGCCCGGCTCGCAATTGCCGGTGGAATGCCGTACGATCTCCTGCTGACGGATGTCGGGCTGCCCGACGGCAGCGGCTGGGATCTGGCCCGGGAAGCGCGGACGTCGTGGCCCGCGTTACGTGTCGGGGTCATCACGGGCTGGGAACCGCTGACCGACAGTGAAGACGTGCGCGGCGTGGAGTTCGTGCTGCGCAAGCCGTTGCGGGCGCAGGAACTGAAGGCTCACATTGCAGGGCTCACACGCCCCGTATCAACCAACGAGTAA
- a CDS encoding ANTAR domain-containing protein: protein MSELPSTLRVLVAEDNALERSMLVDLLGVLGHVVVAEVESGTDAITKAQQFTPDAVLLDMHMPGASGVQAAEEIANALPGTAVVLVTGDLSLTLSTADVLRSTAVALLPKPTPPTTLDATLRMAVTRARELIEARREAAEAKQQLEARKLIERAKGILMRRTGSSEQEAYRIMQRSSQDRSVRMVDIAKAVIDSEPGMKA, encoded by the coding sequence ATGTCGGAACTGCCGTCGACACTCCGTGTGCTGGTCGCTGAGGACAACGCGCTCGAGCGCTCCATGCTGGTGGACTTGCTCGGTGTCCTGGGGCATGTCGTGGTGGCCGAGGTGGAAAGTGGCACCGACGCAATCACGAAGGCTCAGCAATTCACGCCGGACGCGGTGCTGCTCGACATGCACATGCCCGGCGCGAGTGGCGTGCAGGCCGCCGAAGAAATCGCCAACGCGCTGCCCGGGACTGCCGTGGTGCTGGTGACGGGCGATCTGTCGCTCACACTGTCCACGGCCGATGTGCTGCGCAGCACGGCGGTGGCGCTGCTGCCCAAACCCACGCCGCCCACCACGCTCGATGCCACGCTGCGTATGGCGGTCACCCGCGCGCGCGAACTCATCGAAGCCCGGCGGGAAGCGGCGGAGGCCAAGCAGCAACTCGAGGCGCGCAAGCTCATCGAGCGCGCGAAGGGCATCCTCATGCGCCGCACAGGCAGCAGCGAACAGGAAGCCTACCGCATCATGCAGCGCAGCAGTCAGGACCGCTCGGTGCGCATGGTGGACATTGCCAAGGCCGTCATCGACAGCGAACCCGGCATGAAAGCCTGA
- a CDS encoding M20/M25/M40 family metallo-hydrolase, whose amino-acid sequence MLRRVLSIASSAPLLGLLLAASASPADAQLPGTRAPGAPTTLTAEQQAARAIYKEIVEINTADSVGSVTRAAEVVAARFRAAGFPAADVNIVGPADAPTKHNLVVRYRGKGRGKPILLLAHLDVVQALRADWPRDPFTFIEEDGYFWGRGVSDDKSMCAMFIANLLRYKREGWVPERDLILALTADEEGGDHNGVTWLIENRRDLIDAEYAINEGGGGTLQDDKPLLHSIQAAEKVYGDFTFTVHNTGGHSSVPRKDNAIYSLAQALLKVQQYTFPVELNPVTTAFFAQTAKVEMPSLAAAMRALVANPADAEAARVLSTDPRYASMLRTTCVATMLSGGHAPNALPQTAKANVNCRIVPSSKASQVHAELVRIVNDSSVVITGDRADRNDGALPVHPVLLRATETLTKKMFGDIPVIPTMSTGATDGYRLRNVGIPTFGVSGIFSAPGETNAHGRNEKLRVKSFYDGLDFLYELVKQVAGPGQPVS is encoded by the coding sequence ATGCTGCGCCGCGTCCTCTCCATCGCGAGCTCCGCTCCCCTGCTCGGCCTCCTGCTCGCCGCCTCGGCCAGCCCAGCCGACGCCCAGCTCCCCGGCACCCGCGCCCCCGGCGCGCCCACCACGCTCACCGCCGAGCAACAGGCCGCGCGCGCCATCTACAAGGAGATCGTCGAGATCAACACCGCCGACTCGGTGGGCTCGGTGACCAGGGCCGCGGAGGTCGTCGCCGCGCGCTTTCGCGCCGCCGGATTTCCGGCCGCCGACGTGAACATCGTCGGTCCCGCCGACGCGCCGACCAAGCACAACCTCGTCGTGCGCTACCGTGGCAAGGGCCGCGGCAAGCCCATTCTCCTCCTCGCGCACCTCGACGTGGTGCAGGCCCTCCGCGCCGACTGGCCACGCGATCCGTTCACCTTCATCGAGGAAGACGGCTACTTCTGGGGACGCGGCGTGTCCGACGACAAGTCGATGTGCGCGATGTTCATCGCCAATCTGCTGCGGTACAAGCGCGAAGGCTGGGTGCCCGAGCGCGATCTCATTCTCGCCCTCACCGCCGACGAAGAAGGCGGCGATCACAACGGCGTCACCTGGCTCATCGAGAACCGCCGCGATCTGATCGACGCCGAGTACGCCATCAACGAAGGCGGCGGCGGGACGCTGCAGGACGACAAGCCGTTGCTGCATTCCATCCAGGCCGCCGAAAAGGTGTACGGCGATTTCACCTTCACCGTGCACAACACCGGCGGTCACTCCAGCGTGCCGCGCAAGGACAACGCCATCTATTCGCTGGCGCAGGCACTGCTCAAGGTGCAGCAGTACACGTTCCCGGTGGAGCTCAACCCGGTGACCACGGCCTTCTTCGCACAGACCGCGAAGGTGGAAATGCCCTCGCTCGCCGCCGCCATGCGCGCCCTCGTGGCCAATCCCGCCGACGCCGAGGCGGCGCGCGTGCTGTCCACCGACCCGCGGTATGCGAGCATGCTGCGCACCACCTGCGTGGCCACCATGCTCAGCGGCGGTCATGCACCCAACGCGCTGCCCCAGACGGCCAAAGCCAACGTGAACTGCCGCATCGTGCCTTCCAGCAAGGCGTCGCAGGTGCACGCCGAACTGGTGCGCATCGTGAACGACTCGAGCGTGGTGATCACCGGTGATCGCGCCGACCGCAACGACGGCGCCCTGCCCGTGCATCCGGTGCTGCTGCGCGCCACCGAGACGCTGACGAAGAAGATGTTCGGCGACATTCCGGTGATCCCCACCATGAGCACCGGGGCCACCGACGGGTATCGCCTGCGCAATGTCGGCATTCCCACCTTCGGCGTGAGCGGCATCTTCTCGGCGCCGGGCGAGACCAATGCCCACGGCCGCAACGAGAAGCTCCGTGTGAAGTCGTTCTACGACGGCCTCGATTTCCTGTACGAGCTCGTGAAACAGGTCGCGGGGCCCGGACAACCCGTGTCCTGA
- a CDS encoding metallopeptidase TldD-related protein, producing MSRTRRDFLKVGAAVAAGSLVASSPLLAESSSGLLVPLSDLPPVDDPAIKALMEVALNTAKAGGASYADVRVAARRQQNVGTRDRIVQGVSDTDTYGLGVRTLVDGAWGFAATSKLDKDSVARTTQLALGQAKANRASQLRPVVLAPTPGNQVGEWKSPIEVDPFNVAITDKVAYLLAANEAALKVKGVRNVNSSMFFLREEKSLMTTDGSYVVQTIYRAQPSMTITAVSSDFSDFQSVASNEVAPMGLGYEHVTNSKLAERAPQWGELAVQKLSAKPVEPGRYDLLLHPSNLWLTIHEVIGHPTELDRALGFEANYAGTSFIAPPEAMLGKMQYGSELMNIVGDREQRGSLGAIGWDDEAVKPVKFDIVKNGVFQDYQTTREQATMMADYYKRVGKPVRSYGCSYAQSWADVQFQRMPNVSLQPGNNDDTWESMIAKVDRGIAIVGDGSFSIDQQRYNGQFAGQVFYEVRGGKIVGQLKDVAYQFRTPDFWKGLKAIGGPRSYHLGGAFGDGKGQPSQSNSVSHGCVPAIFQQVNVINTGRKA from the coding sequence ATGTCACGCACCCGCCGAGATTTCCTCAAGGTCGGGGCTGCGGTGGCGGCCGGTTCCCTGGTCGCATCCTCACCGCTCCTCGCCGAGTCCTCCTCAGGGCTCCTCGTCCCCCTCTCCGACCTGCCCCCGGTCGACGATCCGGCCATCAAGGCCCTCATGGAAGTGGCGCTGAATACGGCCAAGGCCGGCGGCGCCTCCTACGCCGACGTCCGTGTGGCGGCCCGCCGCCAGCAGAACGTCGGGACCCGCGATCGCATCGTGCAGGGGGTCTCCGACACCGATACCTACGGGCTGGGGGTGCGTACCCTGGTCGACGGCGCATGGGGCTTTGCCGCCACCAGCAAACTCGACAAGGACAGCGTGGCCCGCACCACGCAGCTCGCGCTCGGTCAGGCCAAGGCCAATCGGGCCAGCCAGCTCCGGCCGGTCGTCCTCGCGCCCACACCGGGCAACCAGGTGGGCGAGTGGAAGAGCCCCATCGAGGTCGATCCCTTCAATGTCGCCATCACCGACAAGGTCGCCTATCTGCTCGCGGCCAACGAGGCGGCGCTGAAGGTGAAGGGTGTGCGCAACGTCAATTCGAGCATGTTCTTCCTGCGGGAAGAGAAGTCGCTCATGACGACGGACGGTTCCTACGTCGTGCAGACGATCTACCGCGCGCAGCCGAGCATGACCATCACGGCGGTGTCGTCCGATTTTTCGGACTTCCAGTCGGTGGCGAGCAATGAAGTCGCGCCGATGGGGCTGGGATACGAACACGTCACCAACAGCAAGCTCGCCGAACGCGCGCCGCAGTGGGGCGAACTCGCGGTGCAGAAGCTGAGCGCGAAGCCGGTGGAACCGGGACGCTACGATCTGTTGCTGCACCCGTCCAATCTCTGGCTCACGATTCACGAAGTCATCGGACATCCCACCGAACTCGATCGTGCGCTGGGCTTCGAGGCCAACTACGCCGGCACGAGCTTCATCGCGCCGCCGGAAGCCATGCTGGGCAAGATGCAGTACGGCTCGGAACTCATGAACATCGTGGGCGACCGTGAGCAGCGCGGTTCACTCGGCGCGATCGGCTGGGACGACGAAGCCGTGAAGCCGGTGAAGTTCGACATCGTGAAGAACGGCGTGTTCCAGGACTACCAGACCACGCGCGAGCAGGCCACGATGATGGCCGACTACTACAAGCGCGTGGGCAAGCCCGTGCGTTCGTATGGCTGCTCGTATGCGCAGAGCTGGGCCGACGTGCAGTTCCAGCGCATGCCCAACGTGAGCCTGCAGCCGGGCAACAACGACGACACGTGGGAGTCGATGATCGCCAAGGTCGACCGCGGCATCGCGATCGTGGGCGACGGGTCGTTCTCCATCGATCAGCAGCGCTACAACGGCCAGTTCGCGGGACAGGTGTTCTACGAGGTGCGCGGTGGCAAGATCGTCGGTCAGCTGAAGGACGTGGCGTACCAGTTCCGCACGCCGGATTTCTGGAAGGGACTCAAGGCCATCGGTGGTCCGCGCAGCTACCACCTCGGTGGTGCCTTCGGTGACGGCAAGGGTCAGCCGTCGCAGTCCAATTCCGTCAGTCATGGCTGCGTGCCGGCCATCTTCCAGCAGGTCAACGTCATCAATACCGGGAGGAAGGCATGA